The genomic DNA CCGCGACCACCCGTTCTGCGCCGCATCTTGTGACATGGAACGCTCCAATAGTTGATCACCCCCGAAGGCGTGGTTCTCCAGCGTCTTGACGACCGCGCCGGCGTCGTCGGTGCCCGCCCGCTGGACGGCCTGGAGATACTGCATGGCGGCCGAGTAGTTGGCGGCGTGCGCGAAGGTGGGCCGGGCGCCGGTCCGCTGCTTGAACTTGTCCGCCCAGGCGCGGTTCTCCGGCGACCCGTTCCAGTACCAGGCGTCGGTGAATTCGGGAAGCTCGACGCGGGCATCTTCGACGCCGCCCAGTCCTCACGCGCGCTCGGCCGTACGGTCAGGCGCGGCAACCTGCTCGTCGCGTCCGTGGACGTCGGCGCCGAGCCGCTCTGCACGCTGGTGCTGCGCGCCGAGGACCAGGTCGCGGACACCGACCAGCGCATCCTGGAACGGGCGGCGCTGGTCACCGCGCTGCTGCTGCTGTTCCGGCGGAGCGTCGCCGAGGCCGAGGGGCGGGTCAGGGGCGAACTGCTCGACGACCTGATCTCCCGGCCGATCGGCGACCCCGAGGCGCTGGCCGAGCGGGCCCGCAGAGTCGGCGTCGACCTGGACGCCCCGCACATCGTCGTCGTGGCCAGGCACGGCGGCCACCGCGACCGCGCCTCGTTCTGGGCCTCCTCGCAGGCCACCCTCGCGCACGGGCTGGCGGACGGCCGGGGCGAGGAGACCGTGCTGCTGCTCCCCGGCGAGGCGGCGGGCCCGCTGGCGCGCAAGGTCGCCGCCGAACTGACCATCTCGCTGGGCACCACCGCCACGGTGGGCGCCAGCGGCCCGGTGCGCGGCCCCGCCGGGGTCGCCGCCGCCCACCGCGAGGCGCAACGCTGCGCCGACGCCCTCGCCGCGCTCGGCCGGACCGGCGACGGCGCGAGCGCGGCCGAGCTGGGTTTCGTCGGCCTCCTCGTCGGCGACGGGCGCGACGTCGGCGGCTTCCTCGGCGCGACCCTCGGCCCCGTCCTCGACTACGACACCCGGCGCGGCACCGCCCTGGTGCACACCCTGCGCGCCTACTTCGGCTCGGGCGGCTCACTCTCCCGTACGGCGGAGTCCCTGCACATCCACGTCAACACGGTCACCCAGCGGCTCGACCGCGTCGGCCAGCTCCTGGGCGCCGACTGGCAGGACCCCGACCGCGCCCTGGAGATCCAGCTCGCCCTCCGCCTCAACCAGCTCTCCCACGACTGAGGACGGCGCCGTACGGGCCGCGGCGAGCCGACGCGGCGTACCGGCGAGGGCGCCCTCCACGGCACCGTCACGGCCGAGCGGCTCCGGCAGTCGTCAGAAGACCGCACCGGCGTCACGTACAACCTGCCGATTACGCGGGGTATTTGGACATTCAGTGGGCTCTTTGTCATCGTCGTCCGTGACCGGGAGAGTGCGTCCGGTGATCTGCCGCGAGCTCCCGGCAGAATGTCACTGGCAGTGGAAACATCTGTCAAATGACGACGGTTAACATCCATCGACAGGAATATCGCCCATGTACTTGGGGAACTCGATGATGTTATTCCACCGTGTGGCCGAGTTAGAGGTTCTACGGAATGCCATCGGGCGCCTGCGGTCCGGAACCGGCGGTGTGGTCATGGTGGACGGTGAGCCGGGAATCGGCAAGTCATCGCTCCTGACCGCTGCCGCCGCCGCCGGCCATGAGTCGGGATGTACGGTGCTGCGTGGCACGGCGGAACAGGACATCTACCCGCTGCCACTGCGGCTGCTGTTCGACTGCCTGGAGATCACCGAACGCTCCCCGGATCCCCGCCGCGCGGGGATCGTGAAGTTCGTACAGGAGCGGCGGCCCGAGGTCTTTCTCGGCGACGCCGCACCCGCCGCGGTCTCCGAGATGCTCCTCACACTCGTCGACGAACTGTGCGTGGGCTCGCCGACGATGATGGTGCTCGATGACGTGCAGTGGGCGGACGGCGCGTCGCTCGACGTGTGCCGCCGGCTGGCGGCGACCGCCGCGCACCTGCCGTTGCTGCTGGTGCTGTCGTGCCGCCCGGTTCCGCACCGGTCGGGCCCAGGCCGCCTGCTCGCGGCGCTGCGCGGCCGCGACACGATATCGATCAGCTTGGGGCCGCTCGACCAGAACGCGGTCCACGACCTGGTGTCCGAGGTGGCCGGGGCGCCGCCGGGCCCCGGGCTGGTCGAGCTGGTCGCTCAGGCGATGGGCAACCCGCTTTACGTGCGGGAGCTGGTCGAATCCCTGGTGCGCGAGAACATGCTGACGATCGGCACCTGCGCCGAGCTCCGCCAGACCTCGACGAGCACCGTCTCGAAGTCGCTCGCCGCGGCGCTGGACAGGCGGCTGAGCTTCGTCCCGGCCGGCGGGCTGGAGATGCTCCGGATGGCCGCGTTGCTCGGCGGGGAGTTCGCCGTGACCGAGGTGGCGGTGCTGCTGGGCCGGTCCACCATCGACATCGCAGGCGATCTTCAGGAGGCGATGGCGGCCGGGATCCTGGTCGAAGCCGGTAATCACATGAGGTTCCGGCATCCGCTGATCCGCCAGGCGCTCTACGACGGCATGCCGACGGCGCTGCGCGTAGCGCTGCACCGGGACGCGGCCCGGGCGCTGGACGGCATCGGGGTCGAGCCCCAGCGACTGGCGCAGCACCTGCTGGCGGCTGGCCCAACAGGTGACCGTTGGACCCGGCGCTGGCTCGTCGGCGCCGCCCCGGTGCTGGCGGTACGAGCGCCGCAGATCGCGGCCGAACTGCTGCGCAGCGAGTTGGACCACCAGGTGGCCGACGCGCGTGACGTGGGCACGTTGAGCGAGGCGCTGGCCCAGATCCTGCTCGGGATGGGTGAGCACGAGCAGGCCGCGACGCGCGCCCGGCAGGCCCTCGCGGTGCTGACCGAGCCGGGCGACCGGGGGCGGATGCACTGGCTGCTGGCCCGTGCGCTGTTCAGCGGCGGTCACAACGATGCCGCGGAGACCGCCCTGGAGCAGGCGTTACGGCACGCCGACCTGCCCGACCCCTGGCGTGCCCGGCTACTCGCCTCCCTGGCGATGTTCCAGCGGGCGGGGTCGGGCGCGCTGGACGCCGCCGACGCCAGCGCAGGCAAGGCGCTGGAGATCGGCGAGGCCACGGGGGACACGTTCGTCACCGCGTACGCGCTCACCGACCTGTGGATCAACCACTCGGTACGCCGCCACCACCTGTCCGCGCTGGAATGCGTGGACCGTGCGCTGGAGACCCTGAGCGACACGAGCGACCACGCGGACCTGCGGGCGTACGCACTGCACGGCCGGATCTTCACGTTGCAGAACCTGGACCGCTGGTCGGACGCCGAGGCGGCGCTGCACTCCGCGCGGCGGTTCCTGCTCGACACCGCCCGATCCGACGACACGATGTCCAGCGTCACCGCCGCCGTGCTCATGTTCTGGCTGGGCCGTTGGGACGACGCCCTGGCCGAACTCAACTCGGTCGATCGGCGCGACCCCGCGATGACGTACGGCGGCCTGCGCGAGCACAGCCCCGGCTCGCTGTGGCACGGCGTGGCCGCGCTCATCGCCACCCGCCGCGACGAACACGCCACCGCCCGCGCGCACCTGCGCGCCGGCCTGCGCCGGCCGGCGGTCACCGTCGCCGACCGCGAGAACACCGACTTCCTGCGATTCGCCCAGGCGATCATCGCCGAACAGGACGGTGACCAGCACCTGGCGCTGTCCCACCTCGCCGACCTGCTCGACCGCCGACCCGGCGAGATGACGCTGATCCACCAGTGGTCACCCGCCATCGTCCGGCTCGCGCTCGCCGTGGACGACCGGCCGGCCGCCGCGGCGGCACTGGCGGCGTGCCGGGCTGAGGCGGCCGCCGAGCAGACGCCGGCCCGCGCGGCCGCGGCCGCCGACTGGTGCCGGGGCCTGTACGAGAGCGATCCGGAGCCGTTGCGATCCGCGGTGGAGCACTACCGCGCCACGGGGGTGCCCGTGGACCTGGCCGGCGCGCTGGAGGACCTGGCGGCCGTCCTCGCCGAATGCGACGACCCCGCCGGTTGCCGGCAGGCCATGGACGAGGCAATCACCTTGTACGGGGGATTCGGCGCGGTCCGGGACATCCGCCGCGCCCAGGCACGCCTACGCCGGTACGGCATCCGCCGCGGCGTCCAAGGCTCCCGGCCCAAGCGGCCCGCGCACGGCTGGGACGCCCTGACCCCGACCGAGCACAAGGTCGCTCTGCTGGTCGCGTCCGGCCGGTCCACGCCCGAGATCGCGCAGAGCATGTTCCTCACCAGGCGTACCGCGCAGACCCACATCTCGCGCATCCTCGCCAAGCTCGGCCTGCGCAGCCGGGTGGCGATCGCCCGGGCGGCGATCGACCGGGAACCCAACGCCGTTACTTGACAGATGTCTCCCGGGACGCGGCTCTCCAGACTTGGACGGATGGCCGTGTCATCCCTGAGGAGAGCTTGTGAGAGGTCTGTTACGCACCCCCATCCGGCTGGTCGCTCGGGCTATGGTGGTGATCCTGGGCGCCGGCGTCGGGCTGGTGGTCGCCACGTCGCCCGCGTGGGCCGAGCCGCCGCCCCTCGAGATCAAGCAGAACGCCAGTGCGGCAAATCTGAGATTCCAGCCCGCCCTGGACTATGACGGAGACGGCTGCTACCCGTCGGTGGCCATCGGCAGCAACGGCGAGCTGGCCCAGGGCCTGGAGACCACCGGGGCGCTCAACGGCTCGTGCCGCGATGAGTCGGACCTGGAGAACAGCAACATCTACGCGCGTTCCCGTTGCAACTCCAACGGGTGGTGCGCCCACATGTACGGTCTGTACTTCCAGAAGGACCAGACCACAGAGCTCGGCTGCTCCGTCTGCGGACACCGCCACGACTGGGAACACATCGTGGTCTGGACCAAGGACAACCAGGTCCAGTACGTCGGAGCCTCCGCCCACGGCAAATACGACATCAAACCGGCCTCCGAGGTCGTGTTCGAGAACGGCACCCACGCGAAGATCGTCTATCACAAGGACGGCGGGTTCACGCACGCCTTCCGCTTCGCCGACGCCCAGCAGCCGCTGAACAACCACTGGGGAATATGGCATTTCCCCGACCTGATCAGCTGGGAGGGCTACCCGACCACCGCGCTGCGCGACAAGCTCACCGCACACGATTTCGGCTCCGCAACCTTGGCGCTCAAGGACTCCGCGTTCGTGGGGGATCTCGACAAGGCTCGCCCTGTCGACTCCAGCATTGAGTGCGACACTTCGATCCCTCCCATCTGTCGCGAGGTCAAAACCCCCACGTTCGAGTTCAACACCTCCGTGCACACCCTCCCCGCTGGGATGCCGGACCCCAACGAGCCGCTGGACCTCTCGGCCCCGACCGTGCCCGGCAACCTCCGCTGGACCGCTGTCACCTCCGACAGCGTCTCCCTGGCCTGGGACGCCTCCACCGACAACATCGGCGTCCTCGCCTACGTGATCTACCGGAACGGCACCCGCGTCGGCAGCGTCAACGGCACCACCTACGCCGACAGGGCCCGGCCCCCGAACACCACCTACACCTACACCGTCCGCGCCGTCGACGCCGCCGACAACAGCTCCGCCGCCGGCAACGCCGTCACGGTGACCACGGACGGCCTGGGCGAGACGTCCGCCGGTGTCCCCGTCGACAACAGCCCCGACGACCGTGCGGCCAAGCCTTCAGTGTCGGTCCCGCACACCCAGTGCCGCCCAGAGGGGATGGCCGCGACCCGTGGCGTGGACGCGCCGTACTGCAAGGTGTACGACGCCGCCGGCCGCGAATGGCTGGGCGGACGCGACAAGCGGGTGGTCGGCTACTTCACCGGCTGGCGCACCGGCGAGAACGACGAGCCGCGATACCTGGTGCCGAACATTCCGTGGTCCAAGGTTAGCCACATCAACTACGCCTTCGCGAAGGTGGAGAACAACAGGATCTCCGTCGGCGACCCCGCCGATCCGAAGAACCCGGCCACCGGGATGACCTGGCCCTACACCAGCGGTGCCGCGCCCGATCCGACTCTGGCGTACAAGGGGCACTTCAACCTGCTGGCGACGCACAAGAAGAGGCACCCGCAGGTCAAAACGCTGATCTCGGTGGGCGGCTGGGCCGACACGCGGAACTTCTACGCGATGGCCACCAACGCCGACGGCAGCGTGAACCAGGCCGGCATCAACGCCTTCGCCGACTCGGTCGTCGAATTCCTCGATCGCTACAAGGCGGCGTTCGACGGCGTGGACATCGACTATGAATACCCGAGCGCGCTGCCCAAGGCCGGCAACCCCGCCGACTGGGCGCTCGCGGACCCGCGCCGCAAGGGCCTGCAGAAGGGCTACAACGCCCTGATGAAGACGCTGCGCGAGAAGCTGGACCTGGCCGGCGCGAGCCGGGGCCGCTACTACCTGCTCACCTCCGCGGCCTCCGCCTCGGGCTATCTGGTACGCGGCTTCGACGCCGGCGACGCCCTGAAATATCAGGACTTCATCAACCTGATGACCTACGACCTGCACGGCTCGTGGAACCACTTCGTCGGCCCGCAGGCCCCGTTGTACGACGACGGGAAGGACGTCGAACTGAAGAGCGCTCAGGTCTACTCGACCAAGGAGTACGACCAGACCGGCTACTTCAACATCGACTGGGCCTATCACTACTACCGCGGCGTGCTGCCGCCGGGCCGAATCAACATCGGCATCCCGTACTACACCCGCGGCTGGCAGAACGTGTCCGGCGGCACCGACGGCCTGTGGGGCACCTCGGCTCTGCCGGACCAGGGACAGTGCCAGCCCGGCACCGGCCCAGGCGCCGGTGCGGCCACCCCCCAGCCCTGCGGCAACGGCGCGGTCGGCATCGACAACGTCTGGCACGACCTGGGCAGGATCGGGAGCGAGGTGCCGTCAGGATCCAACCCGATGTGGCACGCGAAGAACCTTCAGCAAGGCGTGACACCGGGCTACCTGAGCGCGTACACCGACCCCGCCGCCGAGGTGGGCAAGATGAAGGGCTCGTACGCGGAGAAGTTCGACAGCACGCTGAAAGCCTCGTGGCTGTGGAACGCGGACAAGAAGGTGTTCCTGTCCACCGAGAACAACGCATCGATCGACGCCAAGATCGATTACGTCAAGCAGAACAAGCTCGGCGGCGTCATGATCTGGGAACTCGCGGGCGACTACACCCAACGGGGTAACGGCGAGTTCGGCATGGGCTACGACATCACCACCCGTCTCGACAACGGTCTTCGCGGTTCCGGCGGATACCAGACCGCTCGTGCCGGCGCGACGCCGTTGCCCGGCAACGTGGTCGATGTGAAGGCCGAACTGGTGAACTATCCCACCGGGCCGGACCCGGCGTTCCCCACGGACGACCCCTTCTACCCGATGCGCCCCACGTTGCGCATCACCAACAACACCAGCGTCAAGCTGCCGTACGGGACCCAGATCGCCTTCGACATCCCCACGTCCGCGCCGCCGCTCCTGAAGGACGCCAACTACCAGGAATTCGGAAACAATCTCGTCATCGCCAAGGGACGTAGCGGCGCCAACGTCGGCGGGCTGAAGGCCGACTTCCATCGCGTGACCGTCACGATCGGCTACTGCGAGGACGTCGCGCCCGGCGCCAGCCGGGACATCGTCCTGCGCCACTACCTGCCGCTCACCGGCCCTGCCAACGTCACCGTCAAGATCGGCGCCAACACCTACGGCTCCACCCAGAACGATCAGAAGGGCGCCACCACGGTCACCCCGGTGGCCGGCGGCGGGATCGCCTGCCAGGCCGAACAGTGGCAGCCACACCCCTACAACCCGCACGGCACCTTCGCCTTCGAGAAGGACGGCACCAGCTGGCGGATCGTGGACTGGGTCGGCGGCAACGTCCTGGACCACCCCGCCACCTGGCAGGTCGCCCACCTGTACAAGAACGTGCCCGGCAACCTGAACCAGGTCTGGACCGTCGACGAGGACGGCGGCCCCGGCTGGTACCGCATCAAGAGCCGCGGCAAGTGCCTTCAGAACGACGGAATACTTAAGCAGCTCAGCGTGCACGACTGCGCCGGGCAGCCGTACCAGTGGTGGGGGCTGCAGCGCACCGACAACGGCAGCCGGGTCACCGGCGCCCCCGTCCCCGGCACCGGCTACCACCTGGTGGGCTTCGCCGACACCTCCTACCAGGTCCACTCCATCGTCGAGGGCAAGAACAGCGGCAACGTATCCGGCATGGCAGTCGTCGCCGGCGCCCCCGACGGCAGCACCGCGAGCACCGTCATCTGGAACAACTTCCTCTGGCGCGCCAACTGGTGGACCACCACCACTGACGAACCGGGTAAAAGCGCTGCCTGGACGAAACTCGGCCCGGCCGCGCAAACAGTGAGCACGCGTTCAGGCGTTGACAAGCTGCTCTCCGCACCGCAGGCCACCGCTACAACCCAGGCGCCCGTACCTTCCGACGCACCAACCGGTCCTCCCGAAGGACTCAAACTCGGCCCGATCAAGATCATCAACCCGGAGACCAAGCCCACCCTGCCCACGCCCAAAGCACCCTAGAACCCCCAACGCCCGGCCCGTCGCCCTTCAAGAGGGCACCGGGCCGGGCGCCCCATGACATTCAAGAGCAGCCCTGCCCACACTCGTCCGGACCAGTCGGCGCGGGATTTCCCGAGGATCCGGCACGCGTGCTGCGTGCCGACGGCGGCTTCCATGCCGGGGAAATACTCATCGAGGGCCTGGTTCAGCTCTCGTCGGAGTCCGCGCTGCTTGAGATGTTTTCCAGCAGCGCGAATGCTTTTCCCGCGATATCGAGTGCGGTCCTGGTCTTTCCGAGTTCACCGGCGAGCTTGTCGTTTCGCACCGCGAGTTTGGCCGCGTCCGCCTTGAGTTTCCTGTTCTCGGCCCGCAGCCGGGCCAGCTCCTCCGATTCGGCGTCCTTTTTCGGTTTGCCGGTTGATGCGGCCAGGGTTCCGGTGTTCTGCTGCTTGCGCCAGTGCTCGATATGCGAGTGGTACAGCTTCTCGCTGCGCAGCAGGGCACCGCGTTCGGGGCTGCCGTCGGGCAGGGCGTCGTAAGCGGCCAGGATCTGTGTCTTGTAGGCCGCGGTGAACGTCCGGCGCACCGGCCGGCTCGGCCGCTTGTCGGTCACGTGCCCATTTTGCCCCGTCATGGCGGCCTGGTCAGCGAAGGTCATCGTCACTGTCTTGGGGTCCTGTCTCGCCCTGCTTCACATCAAAAGGACTCATACGCCCCATGTCTCACAGGAGTCTGACAGAGAGGGACCCGTCACTCTCGATGTCCCCGTCCGCGCGGCACAGATCCAAACGGCCAGGCACTGACACGGCCGGCCCGTTTCACACCGAAAGCACCATCGGATCGGCGCGCCGCCGCTCGGGGCGTGGCAGGCGGTCAGCCTCTGCCGGACAGGGCCCCGTGGGCGACGGCCTGGCGTTCGGCCTCCAGGCGTTCTGCGGTCTCTCGTTCGGCCAGTGCTTTCCTGTCGTAGACGGCGCGAGCGGCCGCGATGGCGTTCTGGTGCTCCTCGGTCCAGACGACCAGGGCGCTGATGGTGCTGTGCAGGGTCGCACCCATCGGGGTCAGCTCGTAGTCCACACGTGGCGGGACGGTGGGGTGCACGGTCCGGCTCACCAGCCCGTCGCGTTCCAGATGCCGCAGCGTACGGGTCAGCATGCGCTGGCTGACCCCATCGATCGCGCGGCTCAGCTCGCTGAAGCGCAGGCTCCGCTTGTCGAGCAGCGCGATGACCAGAAGCGACCACTTGTCGGCGATGCGGTCGAGAATGTGCCGCACCTCACACTCCGCGCGCTGGTCCCACTGGAGAACGTCCTCGTCGATGCCGGTATCCCCGCAGTAACCGAGGGACCTGAAAGTGCCGTCTTCCATGGTCATCGATAGTGCCCGACGATGCTGTCACTTACAAGAAGGAACCAAGAGACATTTGGGAACCGTCTCCGGATCGGTTCCCCGATGCAGAGGGGCTGGATTCTGATGTCGAATTCCGTCAACGGGCCCGCACGCATGACAGGGCGGGCGTGGGGCGTGTTGCTGGTGTTGTGCGGCGCGATCTTCCTGGAGGGGATCGACGTGGCGATGCTGAACGTGGCGCTGCCGTCGATCCGCGCCGACCTGGGGTTGTCCACCGGGATGCTCAGCGGCGTGGTCAGCGCCTACGTCCTCGGTTACGGCGGGTTCATGTTGCTGGGCGGTCGCGCCGCCGACCTGCTGGGGCACCGGCGGATGTTCGTGGCGTGGCTGAGTGTCTTCCTGCTCTTCTCCGGGCTCGGCGGGTTCGCCACCGAAGGCTGGATGTTGCTGGCCGCGCGCTTCGTCACAGGAGTGGCGGCCGCGTTCATGGCGCCGGCCGGGCTGGCGCTGGTCACCTCCACCTTCCCCGAGGGCCGCGTACGCACCAAGGCGCTGGGCGTGTACGCGGGGACGGCGGCGGGCGGGTTCTCGCTCGGGCTGGTCGCGGGCGGCGTGCTCACCTCGTTCGGCTGGCGGTGGGTGTTCTTCGCGCCGGTCATCCTGTCCGCACTGATCCTGGTGGCGGCGCTGGCCCTGCTGCGCGACACCGGCGGCGAGCGGGCTCGGGGCGGCTTCGACCTGGCGGGGTCGCTGTCCATCACCGGTGCCATGTTGCTCCTGGTGTACGGCGTGGTCCGGTTGGAGCACCCCGGTGACGGGCCCCTCCTGACCGTTGCGACGTTCGTCGCGGGGCTGGCGCTGCTCGGACTGTTCGTCGCGGTCGAGCGGCGGTCGTCGTCGCCGCTGGTGCGGCTGGGCATCCTGCGCAACGCGTCGCTCGTGCGCGTCAACGTGGCGGCGCTGCTGTTCCTGGTGGCGTTCGCCGGCTTCCAGTTCCTGGCCACCCTGTACTTCCAGGAGGTGCGCGGCTGGAGCACGATGCAGACCGGCCTGGCCATGCTGGTGATCGGGATCGACGCGGTGCTCGCGCCCACGATGACGCCACGCCTGGTCAACCGCTTCGGAAACGCGCGGGTCCTGTTCGGCGGCATCGTGCTCGCGGCGGTCGCGTACGCGCTGTTTCTGCCCGTCGGCGTGGACTGGGCCTACACCGCCATGCTTCCGGCGTTGCTCCTGCTCGGTCTGGCTTTCGCGCTGGTGTACGGCCCGCTGACCATGGCCGCGACCGAGGGCGTCAAGGAGCAGGAGCACGGCCTGGCGGGCGGTCTGCTCTACACGGCCATGCAGTTCGGCATGGCGCTCGGGCTGTCGGCCGTCACCGCGGTCAGCGTCTCCGCCGGAACCGGCCTGGACGCGCTGCGGACCGCGCTGGTGGTCCCGCTGGCGGCGGCGCTGCTCGGCGTGGTCGTCCTGGCCTTCGGCCTGCGCGCCCCCGTCGCCTCCCCTGAACCGGCCCAAGAGTCCGCCCCCGCCACCGTCTGAGCAGCAGGGAGACAACGTTGACCGACCACGTGACGTCGTTCGCCGAGATCAAGGATCAGTTCGACACCTACATCGGCGACATCGTGTACGCGACCATGACCACGGTCGACCAGAAGGGACGACCCCGCGCACGAGTGCTGATCCCTGTCTGGGAGAGCGTCGACGACCGGCCGGTGGGCTGGCTCGCCACTTACAAGACACCGGTCAAGGCCGCCCACCTGGCGGGCAACCCGCACAGCACGTTCTCCTACTGGACGCCGCGGCAGAACGCGGTGAGCGTCGACACCGTCGCCACCTGGGCCGACGACCTGGAGACCAAGCGCCATGTGTGGGACCTCTACCGGCGTACGAGCCCGCAGGGGGCCGGCTACGACCTGGGCAACTTCTGGCGCGACCCGGGCGACCCGAAGCTGCACGTGCTACGGCTGGAGCCGTGGCGCGTGCAGGTGATCAGGGGCGGCGACCTGCACAGCAGAATCTGGTACGCGCCGGGAAAACGCTGAGCGGACGCCGGCCGGTGCGGCACCTGGGCGGATCCAGAAGGGGTCACGGGCCACCGAACGCCGCGAGCCGGTCGTACGCTTCAGGGAACCGGGTTGCCGCCAGGCGGTCAGCAGCGTGTCCGCGAAGTCCATATCAGGAACGAACCGGCACAAACTAGGATGCCCGAAACGCGAACAGCGCACCCACGGAGAACGTGGATGCGCTGGTCGCAGTGGTGCGCCGCCAGGGACTCGAACCCCGGACCCGCTGATTAAGAGTCAGCTGCTCTAACCAACTGAGCTAGCGGCGCTTGACCTCGACAACACTACCGGATCCGGGCCCGTGGTCCGTCCATGAGAGGACATATGCGGATAACTTCACGGCAAGGGCGCTGTGGCCGGTGCGTCACCGGCGTAGCGGGCCCCGATGCCGGACGGCCGCCACCGGCGACGGCTCCATGACCAGGAGAGGCGGGGCCGTACCGGACGGTCCGGGCCCGCCGGACGTCCCTTGACCGGTCACCCCCCGACGGGCACAGGTCGCGGTGCGAATCCCCTACGGATAGGCGCATCCCGTTTAGGCCCGCTGTCTCGGGTACGAGGGGTGAGCCCGGAGAATCAACCCAAAGGGAGATACGAATCATGTCGTCAGAGCTCTGGACCTATCGAACGGATGTCCACAACACCAACACGAGCCTCGACATCGCGGGCTACCACGTCGAAGCCACCGACGGAAAGATCGGTTCCGTCGACGAGGCGACCTACGACGTGGGTGAGAGCTACATCGTGGTCGACACCGGCCCCTGGATCTTCGGTAAGAAGGTCATGCTGCCGGCGAGCACGGTGACCCGGATCGACCCGCAGGAGCGCAAGGTCTACGTCGCGCGCACCAAGGACGAGATCAAGCACGCTCCGGAGTTCGACGAGGCCACCTTCAAGGAGCCCGCCTACCGCGACACCGTCGGCGACTACTACAACCGCTTCCCCCTCGGCGGCGGCCCTGGCGCCGCATACTGACCTCGCGCGGTGAGTAAGGAAGGGCCCCGCCTCGGCGGGGCCTTCTCCTTGTACGCGGTACTTGCATACGGTCCCGTACTCGTACGTGGTATTTACATACGGTCCCCGCACCGCGAACGTCGCGGGCCCGGACC from Streptosporangium sp. NBC_01756 includes the following:
- a CDS encoding winged helix-turn-helix transcriptional regulator, coding for MEDGTFRSLGYCGDTGIDEDVLQWDQRAECEVRHILDRIADKWSLLVIALLDKRSLRFSELSRAIDGVSQRMLTRTLRHLERDGLVSRTVHPTVPPRVDYELTPMGATLHSTISALVVWTEEHQNAIAAARAVYDRKALAERETAERLEAERQAVAHGALSGRG
- a CDS encoding MFS transporter codes for the protein MSNSVNGPARMTGRAWGVLLVLCGAIFLEGIDVAMLNVALPSIRADLGLSTGMLSGVVSAYVLGYGGFMLLGGRAADLLGHRRMFVAWLSVFLLFSGLGGFATEGWMLLAARFVTGVAAAFMAPAGLALVTSTFPEGRVRTKALGVYAGTAAGGFSLGLVAGGVLTSFGWRWVFFAPVILSALILVAALALLRDTGGERARGGFDLAGSLSITGAMLLLVYGVVRLEHPGDGPLLTVATFVAGLALLGLFVAVERRSSSPLVRLGILRNASLVRVNVAALLFLVAFAGFQFLATLYFQEVRGWSTMQTGLAMLVIGIDAVLAPTMTPRLVNRFGNARVLFGGIVLAAVAYALFLPVGVDWAYTAMLPALLLLGLAFALVYGPLTMAATEGVKEQEHGLAGGLLYTAMQFGMALGLSAVTAVSVSAGTGLDALRTALVVPLAAALLGVVVLAFGLRAPVASPEPAQESAPATV
- a CDS encoding pyridoxamine 5'-phosphate oxidase family protein, which gives rise to MTDHVTSFAEIKDQFDTYIGDIVYATMTTVDQKGRPRARVLIPVWESVDDRPVGWLATYKTPVKAAHLAGNPHSTFSYWTPRQNAVSVDTVATWADDLETKRHVWDLYRRTSPQGAGYDLGNFWRDPGDPKLHVLRLEPWRVQVIRGGDLHSRIWYAPGKR
- a CDS encoding PRC-barrel domain-containing protein, whose amino-acid sequence is MSSELWTYRTDVHNTNTSLDIAGYHVEATDGKIGSVDEATYDVGESYIVVDTGPWIFGKKVMLPASTVTRIDPQERKVYVARTKDEIKHAPEFDEATFKEPAYRDTVGDYYNRFPLGGGPGAAY